The DNA segment TTTCTGGCTTAcgttgttattatttttaaaattcggATTTCTGTGTGTAGGATATTGCGACTAGGGTTATAGCTGAGGAGTTGAGGCCTGAGCAAACAATTATCTCGAAGGTCATGACCAGGAACCCTATTTTTGTGACTGCAGATTCATTGGCTATTGAAGCGCTTCAGAAGATGGTGCAAGGTGTCTTTCTTGACATTTTATACTCTGATTTCTCTCTCGCCattaagaaagaaaaggaatcaACAACTTTTCATACATCTAGGACTAATTTCATCGATGAATCATTCCAGAACTAATTTAGTGAGACTAGTATTGGCTTTTCTATGGGAGGCCATTCCTGTGACTAACATGAAAATTGTGAAGTTGCGGTTGGGACTGGCGAATGATGGGACATATAGCTTAAATTTACATAAGTTCGAAGCTGCTTGGTAGCAGTAAACTTTTAGTGTTGCAATGTAGGTGATAAAATGCCTGGTCAAGTTATTTTCCATTGCACACATTATGGAGAAATGCCACCCTTTTAATTATTAACACTACTATTAAGGTGATGGCAATTGTAACAATAGCAATTGATTATGTTTCTTTTTCTAGGATGAACAAAAAGCCCATGTTATCCCCTTAGTAGACTTCTCTTTTGTACTTAAGATACACGTTGAGCTGGTGTTATTAGAACTGTTAGATCCTACATCCAATGTTTAGTTGCAATCTCCACCTTGAAGTAATCTGATACAACAACATACAAAATCCCCACACGTGGGGTCTGGGAGGGTGTGGTGTACGTAAACCTTACCTTGTGagaggtagagaggctatttccgatagaccctcggctcaagaaaagcaTTTTCAAAACTGGTTTGAGAAAACCACGAGTAAAAATTAATCTGAAGATATCTGATAAGAGACTTATttctttattcttattttattgttgtcttGTTTTGCTCGTTTCAACAGGTAAATTTCGTCATCTTCCTGTTGTGGAAAATGGTGAAGTTATAGCAATACTGGATATTACAAAATGCCTTTATGATGCAATATCAAGGATGGAGAAAGCTGCAGAACAGGGAAGTGCAATTGCTGCAGCTGTTGAAGGAGTTGAACGGCAGTGGGGAAATAACTTCTTGGGTTAGTTGTCTCCAAGCGACAATAGTGCTTCGTGGAAGTGCTAGTTGCTGCGATCATGTACCAAAAGTTAATTTTATGCATTGTCTCGTAGAAAAGCTCTGATTTCTGTATGTACAGTAATAATCTTTTTCATGCTTTCTTTTTATAGTGTGGTCCATTTTTCTTTTGACGTCTGTTAAAGAAAAGCCCTTCACAGGAAAAATCAACTCAAAGCTGAGAATACTCTATTTTACAGCTTTAGAATCAGTAATTATTGATGCTGCTAatattgaatttaaattttattatcttGGTTCACAAAAAAAAACCCcgaaaagggaaaaggaaaagacAACATGAAGTAGCTCCAACAGTATCattaaagggaaaaaaaaaacatgaagtAGCTGCAGCCTGCAAGTTGGACACCCCTTAAAGGGGGATGCTATGTCTTGGGGGAACAAGTCTGATATTTCATAGAAAGCTTATGAATAAGGGTGCACTCGAACAAAAGCACATTCTTGTAGCATGAACTGACACCACCTTCTTCCTCTCCCCAGTTTTCCCCTGTGATGTGCCAGCTCTGGCCAGAATCAGAAGTTGCATTATTGACTATTGGTGGTCATGGATGGGTTATTAGGCATCACTCTTGAGAGGCTTAGCTGAAAATTCTCCCTGCAACTAGAAGAATGCAAGGTTCGGGAGCATATCATACGGATTAGGATTAACAAGCTATCTTACACCCCTCCcatccaacaacaacaataacaacataaaaaaaaaaaaccccacCCAATCGGTGCTGTACGTGAGGGACAAGATTCTATTACTAATTACCTGCAAGAAATTAGCAGTTACTTGCACATATGTGAGGCTACAGTGTATCTCTGTTCAGATTTATTATTTATTGCAGGAGAGTTGCGAAGTATAGCCAAGGGATACTTGAGATAGTGCAATTCAGGAACACCTAGTATTTTTTaactttcttttttcaattttatcCTTTTTTCATTATTAGAGTGGGCTAGAGATAGCCATTACATTGAACCACTATTTGGTAGAGTGTTTTGATTGATACATCAGTCTTAACTTCGGGTCTGCAACCAAATGCTATAATATCGATGTTTGTGATATGCTTTTTGTGGATTTGTTTGGCCTTACAAAGACCATTACTTATGAATGGAGTAGAGAGTGTGTTGTGTGTATGACTTTGAAACAAAGTTGATGAGTGTTTGTAGATGTGTATCCAAGTTTGCTTAGCTGACATGTTCTAGTGATATAAGATGTCTACACTTGATGCTTGGTCAATTTGCATTCCTCTCAATTTGTTGCTTGCAGCAGATTGTTCCTGATTACTTTAAGCTCCTAATAAACTTATACGTCTGGGGTTATGGTTAACCGTCTTATGGTTTCTGCACTCTGTTTCAGCTCCATCTGCATTCATAGAAACATTGAGGGAGCGGATGTTCAAGCCCTCTTTGTCAGCCATTGTTTCTGAAAATACTAAGTATAACTAACTTCCCTACTTCATCTTAAATTTGAGAAGAATGTGTTAAATTGACTTTGAGTACCTGAATTGGAACCTTGTTATGTCATCAGGGTGGCAATAGTATGCCCCTCAGATCCTGTGTATGTTGCTGCTAAGAAGATGCGAGAATTACGGGTCAACTCAGCTATAATTTCAGTTGGAAACAAAATTCAGGGGATATTGACGTATTTACTTTTTCCTCAACAAGCTTCAATTCTATGTACATTTAGTAATGTTATTATCTTCTCATGCCCAAGCCTTGGCGATTATGTAGTGCATAGCTAATAGATGCCTGCTGGTATTGTGATGCAGCTCAAAAGATATTCTTATGCGTGTTGTAGCACAAAATCTATCCCCTGAGCTGACACTGGTGGAAAAGGTTTTGTTTTCTCCTTATTTCTAGCCGTCTAATGAGAGTTCTAATATTTTTTGTTACTTCACTGTTTTTAAAAGCAAAAAGTGCCAAAAAAGAAAAGTGACAAAATCCATGAGCCTTAAAACGAAGAACGAGAAGTGAAGCACAAACTTGTTACCGAAAGCAAAATACTGCTGAATGTAGTAGATTCAGTACTTATAATAATCAAAGTGCAATTACAATTACTAATCTTAGTATCTAAATAATGATTTCAACAGGACCATCAAAAGACAACTTCAATCAGAAAAATGAAATTTTCATTTCCAATTAATCACctctgaaaataattaatttgtttcATCTTGCCAAGTTCACTTGATTGGGGAAGGTTGTATTGTGGCAGGGATGTGAAACATAAGGATCACGGTGAATTGCAGTTATGTCTCTTAGACAGTGTTGTAAAGAGTGTGAAGCGAGGAAAAGCGACAAGCCCCttttcgcttaaagcgagaagcgaagcgctcgcttttttgaagtgaagcggaatttaaaaaaaaaaattaaaataaatattgaagcaaaaaaaaaaggcaGTAAGAACTAAGAAGAACtgaaacaaaaaagaaggcaGTAAGTAAGAAAAACATTGGGCAGCATTTCGCTGCTATTTTGAGGCTGAAAcagtggaagaagaagaagaagaagagaatgagaaagaagaactgaaggaaaaataaaaaaatttggcAGCATTTCGCTGCTATTTTGAGGCTGAAAcagtggaagaagaagaagaagaagaagaagcaggaggaggaagaggaggaggaggaggaagaagaaatcACATACCTGGGCTTGAACTTAATGAAATTGAACTTGAAAAGTGCTGAAAATGGAAACCCTAGTCAGAAGAAATCACATACCTGGGCTTGAACTTAATGAAATTGAACTTGAAAAGTGCTGAAAATGGGAACCCTAGTCGCTGTTTTTCTCTGCTGCTAGATGATGTTTTGAAAAAAGAcagtttttttatttaattaacgtTGGCGGCCACTTAATATAGTGAAGCGCTCGCTACTGTCGCTTCACGCTTCAGTTGCGCTTCTCGCTTTTTTGGCAGAAGCGCATGCTTCATATCACCTGCTACGCTTCACAACACAGAAGCGACCATGTGCCCGCCTCGCTTCGCTTCGCGCTTTAAGCGCTGAATCGAGCCCTTTTCACAACACTGCTCTTAGGTAAAGATGGGAGGGACAAGTCCCTAACTATTTTATTATTGTTAAAGCACCATAGGATGTATTTCGTTGTTAAATAGGTGACCTGATAGTTGAGGAAGTAACATGATGTTATTTGGTACTTATGTATATGGCTTGTTGGTGCATATTTTGAACATTAAGAGGATGCTGGATCTGAATTTGACTTATAATTCTTTAATTAACCCCAAACATCCTTCTCATGGAAGTTCTGAGGTGCTCATTCAGATTCATTACTGGCAGCTGAACTTGTTTTTGGAAGTTCCCTCATTGCTCCATCTACATGGTGGTCTTCATTGCTGGACTTTTTGAACAACTTATTTTCGTCTTTTACTTCTTTGACGTAATTAATAGGTCCTTTTATTCAAAACCCCAATTGTCGCATCCCTTCTCTCCTATTTCACAAGGTTCGTTTTGGTCTACACACCGAAATTGATAATATTTGAGATTATGCGGGATCACAAATGATCCTGTTTTTGCTCACTCTTTAGCCCCTATGTCTCTTGTCCAAGGAGAAAGCGTTTTGACTAAGTCATATTTATAGGTAATGACACCAAGCCCTGAATGCGCAACATTAGAGACAACAATACTTGAGGCTCTGCATATAATGCATGATGGGAAGTTTCTGCACCTTCCTGTTCTAGATAGAGGTGAGCTTTTGCTTCTTGACATTCTGATTTTAATAGTGAAAAGTGGTTTCCACTATCaagtttaatatatatttttgcaGATGGATGTGCCGTCGCCTGCATAGACGTGTTGCAGATAACTCATGCAGCTATATCTATGGTAAACTTCCAATTGCTTCTTATGTTATATGTCTGGAAAGTGGTGACATATGAAATCCTTGTTTGAACTAGATGGAAGATAGGAAATGATTCTAGTCATGATATGGGCCTCTTTTGCATGTATCGTTTTGTACTATGCTGCTTTGATACGGATGTGCACACGGGAACAGATCTAGAAGTCGGATTTGTCATCACCTAAATTAAATCTTAGGTTCGCGGATACGGTTAGGAGTATGGGTAAGGGTGTCAAGATATACTAAACAAATGTATATTACGACATTTATAAGTATATTTTTTGccaattaattgaaattattaaatTAAAGCTAGTATGATTAAATTCTTTCTAGTGCTTCATTGTGAACATATATAGACACaaactcaaaatcaaaccaaataccCTATCAACCTATACTCAGCCACAATCGTAGTAAAAGCACCCAAGTTAGGTTGATTAAATTTAGTGGGGATCCGATACCCACACCCAAATCATGTCAGGACGATACGATTCCCGCAAGGATTTTGATTAATCTTTGCAACATAGATTTTTGCATTGATCAATTTTTTTAagacttaaataaataaaaaggtgTGTATGTGCAAAGCCTATTTCCTTGGTGAATTGTCACTCTCtattttttgtgttattttttttttttgaataaccGAGAAATCCCTCTGGGCTGACCCTTAGGATCAACCGCAACCTTCGAAACTTGGGGTAATGGGCCCATCCGTCTACCCTTCTTCACTTAAATACCAGACTTTATTCACATGGCGAAGGCCTCGAACCTATGACCTAAGTCACAAGTCCCTCAACCTTTGTTACTTGAACTTAGCCTTGCAGGCCACTCCTTGCTTTATTTTTATCAACTAGTAACCAAACACTGCTTCAACCTGTTTGTTTATTTCTTCATGAGCTGTCTAAGCGATTCCTTAACATTATCAGCACCAGTTAATTTAGTTAAAACAGAGAAGCCCTATCTAAGCTGCAAGTTTGATATAGCAATCCCATCAAACGCATTTGAAAGACTGCTTCAGGAAGTGGCTATTCCCCTGAGACCAATTGTTTCAGGTTTAATATGGTGGGCATGCAGATTGGTATGCAATTATATTGATGTTCTATATTAGCGTGTTTCATTGGTTGCTGATCCTAAAAGTTCTAATTTTTGTAAAACCTATCGTGGTTATATAGGTTATATTTTCTACATTAGGCTCCTATTCTAGAATGTATCAACTCTACGGAGGGCTCTATTTTGAAGTGGGAGAAGCACACTTGCTGTATTTTTTTTCCAATGTTTCTAAATATATGGTTGTTGTTTCTGAAAAGCGAGTTAATCAGAGTCCAGATTTACATGAAAATTGGTCAAACCTTCAAATAAAGCCTCAGTAAATGAATTAGGACTTGCATCTATGAGGACATAATGTACCATAGTTTTTTGAGGAAGGAGTGCAATACCGAGCATGTTGTCTTAAATTTGCTGTTTCCCTAAGGTGGAGAGCAGCTCTGGTGCTGTCAATGAAGTGGCCAATACTGTGATGCAGAAGTTTTGGGATTCGGCACTTAACCTGGAGCCACCAGACGATTTTGATACGCTCAGGTACTTTTGCTTCCTACATGGTGTTGCTTTCATGACTCTGGGCATATAAAAACTAATTTGCTTATCATACAGTGAGATGTCTATGTCTCAATTGATGATGTCAGAAGGGACAGAAGCTGGAAAATCTGGATATCCATCTTTGGGTCTTGGAAATACATTTGCTTTTAAATTTGAGGACCTTAAAGGTCGTGTCCACAGATTTAGTTTTGGTGAGTGCTGTATAGACTTCATTACATTGTGCACTAGGAACGTTAGTCAACATTTTGTAGAGGAAGGCTGTATCGTTGAACTTAATTGATTTTCCTTCACAAGTAGATATACTCCATCCTTTTCAGTTTgtcttatatttctttttagtttgtttaaaaaagaatacctcatttttatatttagtaACTCTTAAATCCCAACATACCCATTTTTGTTGTGAACAATTGCTTTTTGCAATATATAATGCTTTCACTTTTATAAAGCTGAGTTGCTATGGAACTCATTTAGATATCTTCCAGCAACTGCatttaatactccctccgttccaatttgtATGGCATTGACTCGgcatgaaaaaaaagaaagaagacttttgaaacttgtggtcttaaatatGTATGTTTGTGTGCCTATAAGATTTTTGAAACATGTGATCTTAAACATGCCATCACaatttgtgtagttataaaatCTTCTCATTAAGGGTTGAGAAGTTTAAAGTTGAATAATAAGCAAATAATACCACAAAAATTGGAATGAAGGGATCAATATTTGAAGTTTCCATTTTATCATGAGAGTATCATATCCCTTTCCATTGGAGAATGTAGTCtgtgcttaattgcaggagtCTAAAAGGagaatttcttatgtttcaatGTTTTGATGAAGTTCGTATTAAAAGCATAAGGAGTCTGACTAAGCCTTGAAGTGCAGGCTGAAGAAACTGGAACTTCAATTAAACTTAAAGGGCTGTAATTTTTGGTTGAACAAGACACGAGTTTCCATGGATATGATTAAAATAAGTGTCTGATGGGAGAAAAGGTTTTATGTTGGTAATGTTGCAATTTTTAAAAGCTTCTAAAAAGCTAATATTGGCAACTTGAAAACCTAAAACGAGTTTTGCCCTATGATATTGACTGGAATCCTGCCATTGAGTAATCTTCTCTTGTTTAGGGTTGTGCTTTTACAACTACACTGCAGGATTCAAGGTGGCTTAATGAGGTGGATTGTTTTCTAAAATTTTAACTTTCCAGTAACGTAAATTTAGTTATAAGAAGCAACACCAAAGCTTTTACTGCATAGGAATTCCCCCTACAGTCTTTAGAGGTTCTATTCATGCACTAATTTAACTTAATTCTTAGAGCATGCATCTGACCCTCTGCTTTTTCTTTCTCAGGCTCAGAGAATTTAGTGGAGCTTGTTACTGTGGTTATGCAAAGGTTAGGTGCAGTAGATGAACAAAATCGTCCTCAACTTTTGGTAGGTGTAAATGAAAATCGTTTTTCCGCCTTGATGAATTTACCTTCTGCTCTTCATGTGGTAAATGAATAGATGAAGATGGTATGAACTTTTTTCTATCCTTATTGCAGTATGAAGATGATGAAGGCGATAAAGTTCTGCTGACAACTGATAGTGATCTTGTTGGTGCAGTTAACCACGCCAGATCAGTGGGACTAAAGGTATGGAGATGCCCCTTGTTATGTCGAAAACATAGACAGCCCCCTAAAGTTGGCACTAATTTTTATTTGGACACCTCTACTGACCCTTGTACCTAGTAGACACTCCAACACTCACCAAAATGTACCTATTAAACATAAAGCGCTGACATGGCATAAAGAGTGATTCTCACTACATTTAGGCGCGTGAATGTTTACATTTTGCTGACATTGCTAAAAAATTAGCAATTCTGCCCCTCTCACACATCTTGTTCATCTGTCTTCTTTCTCCTTTCTCTCCATCTCCATCTACCATTTTGGTCACCATCCTACtagttattttcttatttattaatcCTCATCGGGGTTTTAAATAAAACAAATTCCATCAGTTTTTCTCCGCCAAAGTTTCTAATTCTGCCCACCCCATTATGAATATCCCCTTTCTGGTGATTTTTCTGATGATGCTCGTTTGCATACATCAGATTCTGGTTTGTTGCAGAGTTCTCTTTCTGCTCCTTATAAGAAGGAAACCGACAACCACAAAGACTATCATGATCCAAAAAATATAAATCGTCGTATAAATCATCAAAACAGTGAAAGAACGAGAAAGAAACGACATAGTAATCTGGAGGAACCAAAGAATGCACACGTTAGCTTTTGCACCCAAGAATGCAAAGGGAAATGGATCTGCTATATATGGAGTAAACATATACTATGCAAGATTGTTCTGTTAAGATGTTCTAGTATGGAGTAAAATACTCTGCCAAATAAACCCAGCGCCTTATTAGATCTTCTACTGCCTGTTCTGTTTCTGTTTCTACTTCCCGGCAGCTTTGAAGAGGAAGAGGTCGGCAAGATTTGATATTCCGATCTCTAACGTCTTTGTTGTACTAGACTCATAGCTATTATGTTTATTTCAACAGAagatggatgaagaagaaaacaaagaaaagcccaaaaaaaatggagaagaaaaagaacGATGAAAACGACGAACGGAGGGGGGACGTTCGTCGAGAGGATTAtcagaaaagaatttttttattttatggctAAAAcgccttttttctttctttttcaaatttatttgtttgcttttattattttacacTTGGCGTCCATTAATTGGTTCGTTTTTTCATGTCAGCAGAGTAAAAATCATGCCCTACTTTTTTAACAAAGAATGTGGCTCAGGTGTTCAATAGGTACACTGTAGTTTGTTGGAATGTCTAATAGGTACAAGTTCAAGGGTCAGTTGAGGTGTCCAAATGAAAATAAGTGCCAATTTTAGGGGGCTGTCTATGTGGTTGGCCTATGTTTTTCCTATTGCATCGACTTCCATTAAGTTATGGTTGTCAAAATTGCGGGAGATCTTGTGTCACGAGCAACTGCTTCCCCTTGTTAATGAAGTTGTAATCATATTCCAGAGAGAATTTTGTTAATAGTCGGATTAGGCAGAGAAATGGATTGTCATGTGAATAATTTTAATACCAACTCGTATATAATTAACAAGTGTTTTGATTTTCTCGAaattttttgtttctcttttagcATCAAAACTCTGATGATGACCAAAATTCCCTCGGGCATCTATTTCTGTCAGTGGATGTATACAGGCTTTGTGGACAGTTTGGTCATAGCATTCTTATTTTCATGACTGCTACATTTCTTTTGCAGGCCTTAAGATTGCATCTAGACTACTATGATGTAAACCAAGAAAAATCAGCGCCAGAATTGAGTACTACCTCTGTCGAGAAAGATGGATGGATTTCACTGCACATGGGGATTTTTGCCGGCGCTGTTGTGCTAACAAGTGTTGGTGTATTTGCCTACTTGAAGCGCACCAATACATGGTAAGCCAATTTTTAAGGATTCTATTCTGCTGGAAAAGCTATAGATCATGCAGACTGATGTGTGAAGTTCCGAAATTTTGCTGTCGGCAATATGAACACTTCTATTAGTAGAGAAGGGCAGTGTTTGAAGTGATCCAAACATGCTGATATAAGAGTAGCTACAATCCTTCTCCCTAATGCCAACTGCTTGGGAAAAAGGGTggaaaaaacgaaaagaaaagggAACTTGAGGAGAATTC comes from the Nicotiana tabacum cultivar K326 chromosome 14, ASM71507v2, whole genome shotgun sequence genome and includes:
- the LOC107805816 gene encoding CBS domain-containing protein CBSCBSPB3 isoform X1, producing the protein MSSQVPPAPRRNSLVQKRNISTVKKSVNQSENGTSQNKPSSPPHSSVAGERTVKKLRLSKALTIPEGTTVSEACRRMAARRVDAVLLTDANALLSGIVTDKDIATRVIAEELRPEQTIISKVMTRNPIFVTADSLAIEALQKMVQGKFRHLPVVENGEVIAILDITKCLYDAISRMEKAAEQGSAIAAAVEGVERQWGNNFLAPSAFIETLRERMFKPSLSAIVSENTKVAIVCPSDPVYVAAKKMRELRVNSAIISVGNKIQGILTSKDILMRVVAQNLSPELTLVEKVMTPSPECATLETTILEALHIMHDGKFLHLPVLDRDGCAVACIDVLQITHAAISMVESSSGAVNEVANTVMQKFWDSALNLEPPDDFDTLSEMSMSQLMMSEGTEAGKSGYPSLGLGNTFAFKFEDLKGRVHRFSFGSENLVELVTVVMQRLGAVDEQNRPQLLYEDDEGDKVLLTTDSDLVGAVNHARSVGLKALRLHLDYYDVNQEKSAPELSTTSVEKDGWISLHMGIFAGAVVLTSVGVFAYLKRTNTW
- the LOC107805816 gene encoding CBS domain-containing protein CBSCBSPB3 isoform X2 gives rise to the protein MAARRVDAVLLTDANALLSGIVTDKDIATRVIAEELRPEQTIISKVMTRNPIFVTADSLAIEALQKMVQGKFRHLPVVENGEVIAILDITKCLYDAISRMEKAAEQGSAIAAAVEGVERQWGNNFLAPSAFIETLRERMFKPSLSAIVSENTKVAIVCPSDPVYVAAKKMRELRVNSAIISVGNKIQGILTSKDILMRVVAQNLSPELTLVEKVMTPSPECATLETTILEALHIMHDGKFLHLPVLDRDGCAVACIDVLQITHAAISMVESSSGAVNEVANTVMQKFWDSALNLEPPDDFDTLSEMSMSQLMMSEGTEAGKSGYPSLGLGNTFAFKFEDLKGRVHRFSFGSENLVELVTVVMQRLGAVDEQNRPQLLYEDDEGDKVLLTTDSDLVGAVNHARSVGLKALRLHLDYYDVNQEKSAPELSTTSVEKDGWISLHMGIFAGAVVLTSVGVFAYLKRTNTW